From Primulina tabacum isolate GXHZ01 chromosome 2, ASM2559414v2, whole genome shotgun sequence, one genomic window encodes:
- the LOC142534088 gene encoding uncharacterized protein LOC142534088 isoform X4, with protein MFSVGFWVDYFAFGTACFGDPEDIRKLFGRAVSFVGKDYFCHALWDKYMKYEFNQQGWNFLAQSYIQALRFPTKKLYFYYDNFKQFVANLEEEIEYEKNDHIEVEKLSGPAAIKISGDEISLVVKDLLGSSDKVLKCKALYRYRSIGEEFYQESCNLNEKVKCFETNIKRRFFCVTPLDDHQLNNWHLYLDFVEKQENLDWTVKLYERCLISCASYPEFWMRYVNFLESSGGRELAISALDRATKIFLKNVPDIHLFSARFKEHLGDVNGACASLQQCDAKTDSIFFEKVVTEANMERRLGNLIKASTTYEEALKTAKEKQKIHILPRLYSHYSRFTFMITGCADAARNILINGVKEVPNCRFLFEELINFAMTHEGSNQVNVIDSIISGAISPGSDEYHGLNAKDRETISLLFLEFMNLCGSVHDVMKAWNRHISLFPQFLRSEPYKHFASGSFLLNMVQLQVEQGPVNGEIDHTQVMEKLSPQKDNNCKEIAEPVYAKAIVPSDKDMSQGNEPIDGLSCQSREDKPGPVDVSAKLTESNGNVLISHNSVRDFSCRSKVEKPGPIVVSAETIDQSAKQALTKCEPANEFGKLTETTDPVDQLSLLDHEFKHQNLPVPLESTNILNYREKENQESIPISCDVYKAEVVVSPTSSPIIESPLFHNASEKDGSVSQQNSTITNMPADSKEPSKTGVNLIEKVTAPGYTSSGFHERAKDQEQNNHPGNESDSKMLMKQGNIESNSGTQICGHSAGVIQETTKTDHAGQVCTTVPPSDASAAQSPLLSSPLVSYPQQNVQQNNLPSSQDPWQAQQNMAMDQMLQYHYHQQHLGQQHYQQHMQQPLFQLQHQYMNQQQYQQHQQHLQLLPQQYYGQDQHQITYCEQFHQQLQQHHYYQQNQQLQHGQDPHQLQEFAYDMNQQGYQQHVATQGQQIPLLQYQQHQQTYQHFHQQQSHGGHPHGPEHLRQQDEQFHKQQELSSGQTMSRKQEVPKNAPPNHDGASESCKSPHI; from the exons ATGTTCTCAGTTGGTTTCTGGGTTGACTATTTTGCATTTGGCACAGCTTGTTTTGGAGATCCTGAGGATATTCGCAA ATTATTTGGAAGAGCCGTCTCCTTTGTTGGAAAAGATTACTTTTGTCACGCCCTATGGGACAAGTACATGAAATATGAATTCAACCAGCAGGGATGGAATTTTCTTGCACAAAGTTACATCCAAGCTCTGAGGTTTCCAACAAAGAAGCTGtatttttattatgataa TTTCAAGCAGTTTGTGGCCAATTTGGAAGAGGAGATAGAATATGAGAAGAACGACCACATTGAAGTAGAGAAACTTTCAGGTCCTGCAGCGATAAAAATATCTGGGGATGAAATCTCTCTTGTCGTCAAGGATTTGCTGGGTTCTTCTGATAAAGTCCTCAAGTGCAAGGCGCTGTATAGATATAGATCTATTGGTGAAGAATTCTATCAGGAATCATGCAATTTGAATGAAAAAGTAAAATGCTTTGAGACAAATATAAAAAGGCGATTTTTTTGTGTTACTCCTCTTGACGACCATCAATTAAATAATTGGCATCTGTATCTTGATTTTGTCGAGAAGCAAGAAAATTTGGACTGG ACTGTAAAACTGTATGAGAGGTGTTTAATATCTTGTGCGAGTTACCCTGAATTCTGGATGCGTTATGTTAATTTTCTGGAATCTAGCGGAGGGCGTGAGCTGGCTATCTCTGCTCTAGACCGGGcgacaaaaatatttttgaag AATGTGCCGGATATACATCTATTCAGTGCAAGGTTTAAGGAGCACCTAGGAGATGTGAATGGTGCTTGTGCTTCATTGCAGCAGTGTGATGCAAAAACTGATTCCATCTTTTTTGAAAAAGTTGTAACAGAAGCAAACATGGAAAGACGCCTG GGAAATTTGATTAAAGCTTCTACTACATATGAAGAAGCGCTCAAAACAGCAAAAGAGAAGCAGAAGATTCATATTCTTCCCAGGCTGTATTCTCATTATTCCCGATTCACCTTCATG ATAACAGGTTGTGCAGATGCTGCTAGAAATATACTAATAAATGGTGTAAAAGAAGTACCCAATTGCAGATTCCTTTTCGAG GAATTGATAAATTTTGCAATGACCCATGAAGGGTCAAACCAAGTGAATGTGATCGACTCAATCATATCGGGTGCCATTTCTCCAGGATCAGATGAATACCATGGTTTGAATGCCAAAGATCGAGAGACTATATCGCTCTTGTTCTTAGAG TTTATGAATCTTTGTGGAAGTGTGCATGATGTGATGAAGGCGTGGAACCGTCATATTAGCCTATTTCCGCAGTTCCTGAGGAGTGAGCCTTATAAACACTTTGCATCAGGCAGTTTTTTGTTGAACATGGTCCAGCTTCAAGTTGAACAAGGTCCAGTGAATGGTGAAATCGACCATACCCAGGTTATGGAAAAGCTGTCACCTCAGAAGGACAACAATTGCAAGGAAATAGCAGAACCAGTGTATGCTAAAGCTATTGTTCCGTCTGACAAGGATATGTCACAAGGCAATGAGCCAATTGATGGTTTGTCATGTCAATCAAGAGAAGACAAACCAGGACCAGTGGATGTAAGTGCAAAATTAACTGAGTCCAATGGGAATGTTTTGATCTCACACAATTCAGTTCGCGATTTCTCATGCCGGTCTAAAGTAGAAAAACCTGGACCTATTGTTGTTTCTGCTGAAACCATTGACCAGTCCGCGAAGCAAGCTTTGACCAAATGTGAGCCGGCTAATGAGTTTGGCAAGTTAACAGAAACAACTGATCCTGTTGATCAACTTAGCCTGTTGGATCATGAGTTCAAACATCAGAATCTGCCTGTTCCTTTGGAAAGtactaatatattaaattacagAGAGAAGGAAAATCAGGAGTCAATCCCCATATCTTGTGATGTGTATAAAGCTGAGGTAGTTGTATCTCCAACCAGCAGTCCGATTATTGAATCTCCACTCTTTCATAATGCATCAGAAAAAGATGGATCAGTGAGTCAGCAGAACAGTACTATAACAAATATGCCTGCAGATTCAAAAGAGCCTTCTAAAACTGGTGTAAACTTGATTGAGAAAGTCACAGCTCCTGGATATACTAGTTCAGGGTTTCATGAGCGAGCAAAAGATCAAGAGCAAAATAATCATCCAGGCAATGAATCGGACAGCAAAATGCTGATGAAGCAAGGAAATATTGAGTCAAATTCAGGAACGCAAATCTGTGGCCATTCAGCAGGGGTTATTCAGGAAACTACAAAAACTGACCATGCCGGGCAAGTATGTACGACGGTTCCACCAAGCGATGCATCTGCTGCACAATCTCCTCTACTGTCCTCTCCTCTGGTTTCTTATCCTCAACAAAATGTGCAACAAAACAATTTACCAAGCAGTCAAGATCCTTGGCAAGCCCAACAGAACATGGCTATGGACCAGATGCTACAGTATCATTACCATCAGCAGCATTTGGGGCAACAGCACTATCAGCAGCATATGCAACAGCCTTTATTTCAACTGCAACACCAGTATATGAACCAGCAACAATATCAACAGCATCAGCAGCACTTGCAGCTGTTGCCTCAGCAATATTATGGCCAAGATCAGCATCAGATAACATACTGTGAACAATTTCACCAACAATTGCAACAACATCATTATTACCAGCAGAATCAACAATTACAGCATGGTCAGGATCCTCATCAACTTCAGGAGTTCGCCTACGATATGAATCAACAAGGATATCAGCAACATGTTGCAACACAAGGACAGCAGATACCTTTGCTGCAATACCAACAGCATCAACAGACTTATCAGCATTTTCATCAGCAGCAATCACATGGAGGGCATCCCCACGGTCCAGAACACCTTCGTCAGCAAGATGAACAATTCCATAAACAACAAGAACTCAGTTCAGGACAAACTATGAGCAGAAAACAAGAG GTTCCTAAGAATGCCCCACCAAATCATGATGGTGCATCTGAATCGTGTAAATCTCCACATATTTAA
- the LOC142534088 gene encoding uncharacterized protein LOC142534088 isoform X2, which yields MAEHNPGAETALRLSQKLRELIARGSLDYNSWKSLILEVENTCQDDIDTISLSYDSFLEKFPLCHWHLERYAYCKAKLCGTQEAIKIYERGSGLAMFSVGFWVDYFAFGTACFGDPEDIRKLFGRAVSFVGKDYFCHALWDKYMKYEFNQQGWNFLAQSYIQALRFPTKKLYFYYDNFKQFVANLEEEIEYEKNDHIEVEKLSGPAAIKISGDEISLVVKDLLGSSDKVLKCKALYRYRSIGEEFYQESCNLNEKVKCFETNIKRRFFCVTPLDDHQLNNWHLYLDFVEKQENLDWTVKLYERCLISCASYPEFWMRYVNFLESSGGRELAISALDRATKIFLKNVPDIHLFSARFKEHLGDVNGACASLQQCDAKTDSIFFEKVVTEANMERRLGNLIKASTTYEEALKTAKEKQKIHILPRLYSHYSRFTFMITGCADAARNILINGVKEVPNCRFLFEELINFAMTHEGSNQVNVIDSIISGAISPGSDEYHGLNAKDRETISLLFLEFMNLCGSVHDVMKAWNRHISLFPQFLRSEPYKHFASGSFLLNMVQLQVEQGPVNGEIDHTQVMEKLSPQKDNNCKEIAEPVYAKAIVPSDKDMSQGNEPIDGLSCQSREDKPGPVDVSAKLTESNGNVLISHNSVRDFSCRSKVEKPGPIVVSAETIDQSAKQALTKCEPANEFGKLTETTDPVDQLSLLDHEFKHQNLPVPLESTNILNYREKENQESIPISCDVYKAEVVVSPTSSPIIESPLFHNASEKDGSVSQQNSTITNMPADSKEPSKTGVNLIEKVTAPGYTSSGFHERAKDQEQNNHPGNESDSKMLMKQGNIESNSGTQICGHSAGVIQETTKTDHAGQVCTTVPPSDASAAQSPLLSSPLVSYPQQNVQQNNLPSSQDPWQAQQNMAMDQMLQYHYHQQHLGQQHYQQHMQQPLFQLQHQYMNQQQYQQHQQHLQLLPQQYYGQDQHQITYCEQFHQQLQQHHYYQQNQQLQHGQDPHQLQEFAYDMNQQGYQQHVATQGQQIPLLQYQQHQQTYQHFHQQQSHGGHPHGPEHLRQQDEQFHKQQELSSGQTMSRKQEVPKNAPPNHDGASESCKSPHI from the exons ATGGCCGAACATAATCCTGGCGCTGAAACGGCAT TGAGGTTATCTCAAAAGCTCAGGGAATTGATTGCTCGTGGCTCGCTAGATTACAATTCCTGGAAATCGTTGATTTTAGAGGTTGAAAATACTTGTCAG GATGATATAGATACAATTTCCCTGTCATATGATTCTTTTTTGGAGAAATTTCCGTTGTGTCATTGGCATTTGGAAAGATATGCCTATTGCAAGGCAAAGCTTTGTGGTACTCAAGAAGCCATTAAAATTTATGAAAGAGGATCGGGATTGGCAATGTTCTCAGTTGGTTTCTGGGTTGACTATTTTGCATTTGGCACAGCTTGTTTTGGAGATCCTGAGGATATTCGCAA ATTATTTGGAAGAGCCGTCTCCTTTGTTGGAAAAGATTACTTTTGTCACGCCCTATGGGACAAGTACATGAAATATGAATTCAACCAGCAGGGATGGAATTTTCTTGCACAAAGTTACATCCAAGCTCTGAGGTTTCCAACAAAGAAGCTGtatttttattatgataa TTTCAAGCAGTTTGTGGCCAATTTGGAAGAGGAGATAGAATATGAGAAGAACGACCACATTGAAGTAGAGAAACTTTCAGGTCCTGCAGCGATAAAAATATCTGGGGATGAAATCTCTCTTGTCGTCAAGGATTTGCTGGGTTCTTCTGATAAAGTCCTCAAGTGCAAGGCGCTGTATAGATATAGATCTATTGGTGAAGAATTCTATCAGGAATCATGCAATTTGAATGAAAAAGTAAAATGCTTTGAGACAAATATAAAAAGGCGATTTTTTTGTGTTACTCCTCTTGACGACCATCAATTAAATAATTGGCATCTGTATCTTGATTTTGTCGAGAAGCAAGAAAATTTGGACTGG ACTGTAAAACTGTATGAGAGGTGTTTAATATCTTGTGCGAGTTACCCTGAATTCTGGATGCGTTATGTTAATTTTCTGGAATCTAGCGGAGGGCGTGAGCTGGCTATCTCTGCTCTAGACCGGGcgacaaaaatatttttgaag AATGTGCCGGATATACATCTATTCAGTGCAAGGTTTAAGGAGCACCTAGGAGATGTGAATGGTGCTTGTGCTTCATTGCAGCAGTGTGATGCAAAAACTGATTCCATCTTTTTTGAAAAAGTTGTAACAGAAGCAAACATGGAAAGACGCCTG GGAAATTTGATTAAAGCTTCTACTACATATGAAGAAGCGCTCAAAACAGCAAAAGAGAAGCAGAAGATTCATATTCTTCCCAGGCTGTATTCTCATTATTCCCGATTCACCTTCATG ATAACAGGTTGTGCAGATGCTGCTAGAAATATACTAATAAATGGTGTAAAAGAAGTACCCAATTGCAGATTCCTTTTCGAG GAATTGATAAATTTTGCAATGACCCATGAAGGGTCAAACCAAGTGAATGTGATCGACTCAATCATATCGGGTGCCATTTCTCCAGGATCAGATGAATACCATGGTTTGAATGCCAAAGATCGAGAGACTATATCGCTCTTGTTCTTAGAG TTTATGAATCTTTGTGGAAGTGTGCATGATGTGATGAAGGCGTGGAACCGTCATATTAGCCTATTTCCGCAGTTCCTGAGGAGTGAGCCTTATAAACACTTTGCATCAGGCAGTTTTTTGTTGAACATGGTCCAGCTTCAAGTTGAACAAGGTCCAGTGAATGGTGAAATCGACCATACCCAGGTTATGGAAAAGCTGTCACCTCAGAAGGACAACAATTGCAAGGAAATAGCAGAACCAGTGTATGCTAAAGCTATTGTTCCGTCTGACAAGGATATGTCACAAGGCAATGAGCCAATTGATGGTTTGTCATGTCAATCAAGAGAAGACAAACCAGGACCAGTGGATGTAAGTGCAAAATTAACTGAGTCCAATGGGAATGTTTTGATCTCACACAATTCAGTTCGCGATTTCTCATGCCGGTCTAAAGTAGAAAAACCTGGACCTATTGTTGTTTCTGCTGAAACCATTGACCAGTCCGCGAAGCAAGCTTTGACCAAATGTGAGCCGGCTAATGAGTTTGGCAAGTTAACAGAAACAACTGATCCTGTTGATCAACTTAGCCTGTTGGATCATGAGTTCAAACATCAGAATCTGCCTGTTCCTTTGGAAAGtactaatatattaaattacagAGAGAAGGAAAATCAGGAGTCAATCCCCATATCTTGTGATGTGTATAAAGCTGAGGTAGTTGTATCTCCAACCAGCAGTCCGATTATTGAATCTCCACTCTTTCATAATGCATCAGAAAAAGATGGATCAGTGAGTCAGCAGAACAGTACTATAACAAATATGCCTGCAGATTCAAAAGAGCCTTCTAAAACTGGTGTAAACTTGATTGAGAAAGTCACAGCTCCTGGATATACTAGTTCAGGGTTTCATGAGCGAGCAAAAGATCAAGAGCAAAATAATCATCCAGGCAATGAATCGGACAGCAAAATGCTGATGAAGCAAGGAAATATTGAGTCAAATTCAGGAACGCAAATCTGTGGCCATTCAGCAGGGGTTATTCAGGAAACTACAAAAACTGACCATGCCGGGCAAGTATGTACGACGGTTCCACCAAGCGATGCATCTGCTGCACAATCTCCTCTACTGTCCTCTCCTCTGGTTTCTTATCCTCAACAAAATGTGCAACAAAACAATTTACCAAGCAGTCAAGATCCTTGGCAAGCCCAACAGAACATGGCTATGGACCAGATGCTACAGTATCATTACCATCAGCAGCATTTGGGGCAACAGCACTATCAGCAGCATATGCAACAGCCTTTATTTCAACTGCAACACCAGTATATGAACCAGCAACAATATCAACAGCATCAGCAGCACTTGCAGCTGTTGCCTCAGCAATATTATGGCCAAGATCAGCATCAGATAACATACTGTGAACAATTTCACCAACAATTGCAACAACATCATTATTACCAGCAGAATCAACAATTACAGCATGGTCAGGATCCTCATCAACTTCAGGAGTTCGCCTACGATATGAATCAACAAGGATATCAGCAACATGTTGCAACACAAGGACAGCAGATACCTTTGCTGCAATACCAACAGCATCAACAGACTTATCAGCATTTTCATCAGCAGCAATCACATGGAGGGCATCCCCACGGTCCAGAACACCTTCGTCAGCAAGATGAACAATTCCATAAACAACAAGAACTCAGTTCAGGACAAACTATGAGCAGAAAACAAGAG GTTCCTAAGAATGCCCCACCAAATCATGATGGTGCATCTGAATCGTGTAAATCTCCACATATTTAA
- the LOC142534088 gene encoding uncharacterized protein LOC142534088 isoform X1: MAEHNPGAETASVRLSQKLRELIARGSLDYNSWKSLILEVENTCQDDIDTISLSYDSFLEKFPLCHWHLERYAYCKAKLCGTQEAIKIYERGSGLAMFSVGFWVDYFAFGTACFGDPEDIRKLFGRAVSFVGKDYFCHALWDKYMKYEFNQQGWNFLAQSYIQALRFPTKKLYFYYDNFKQFVANLEEEIEYEKNDHIEVEKLSGPAAIKISGDEISLVVKDLLGSSDKVLKCKALYRYRSIGEEFYQESCNLNEKVKCFETNIKRRFFCVTPLDDHQLNNWHLYLDFVEKQENLDWTVKLYERCLISCASYPEFWMRYVNFLESSGGRELAISALDRATKIFLKNVPDIHLFSARFKEHLGDVNGACASLQQCDAKTDSIFFEKVVTEANMERRLGNLIKASTTYEEALKTAKEKQKIHILPRLYSHYSRFTFMITGCADAARNILINGVKEVPNCRFLFEELINFAMTHEGSNQVNVIDSIISGAISPGSDEYHGLNAKDRETISLLFLEFMNLCGSVHDVMKAWNRHISLFPQFLRSEPYKHFASGSFLLNMVQLQVEQGPVNGEIDHTQVMEKLSPQKDNNCKEIAEPVYAKAIVPSDKDMSQGNEPIDGLSCQSREDKPGPVDVSAKLTESNGNVLISHNSVRDFSCRSKVEKPGPIVVSAETIDQSAKQALTKCEPANEFGKLTETTDPVDQLSLLDHEFKHQNLPVPLESTNILNYREKENQESIPISCDVYKAEVVVSPTSSPIIESPLFHNASEKDGSVSQQNSTITNMPADSKEPSKTGVNLIEKVTAPGYTSSGFHERAKDQEQNNHPGNESDSKMLMKQGNIESNSGTQICGHSAGVIQETTKTDHAGQVCTTVPPSDASAAQSPLLSSPLVSYPQQNVQQNNLPSSQDPWQAQQNMAMDQMLQYHYHQQHLGQQHYQQHMQQPLFQLQHQYMNQQQYQQHQQHLQLLPQQYYGQDQHQITYCEQFHQQLQQHHYYQQNQQLQHGQDPHQLQEFAYDMNQQGYQQHVATQGQQIPLLQYQQHQQTYQHFHQQQSHGGHPHGPEHLRQQDEQFHKQQELSSGQTMSRKQEVPKNAPPNHDGASESCKSPHI; encoded by the exons ATGGCCGAACATAATCCTGGCGCTGAAACGGCAT CAGTGAGGTTATCTCAAAAGCTCAGGGAATTGATTGCTCGTGGCTCGCTAGATTACAATTCCTGGAAATCGTTGATTTTAGAGGTTGAAAATACTTGTCAG GATGATATAGATACAATTTCCCTGTCATATGATTCTTTTTTGGAGAAATTTCCGTTGTGTCATTGGCATTTGGAAAGATATGCCTATTGCAAGGCAAAGCTTTGTGGTACTCAAGAAGCCATTAAAATTTATGAAAGAGGATCGGGATTGGCAATGTTCTCAGTTGGTTTCTGGGTTGACTATTTTGCATTTGGCACAGCTTGTTTTGGAGATCCTGAGGATATTCGCAA ATTATTTGGAAGAGCCGTCTCCTTTGTTGGAAAAGATTACTTTTGTCACGCCCTATGGGACAAGTACATGAAATATGAATTCAACCAGCAGGGATGGAATTTTCTTGCACAAAGTTACATCCAAGCTCTGAGGTTTCCAACAAAGAAGCTGtatttttattatgataa TTTCAAGCAGTTTGTGGCCAATTTGGAAGAGGAGATAGAATATGAGAAGAACGACCACATTGAAGTAGAGAAACTTTCAGGTCCTGCAGCGATAAAAATATCTGGGGATGAAATCTCTCTTGTCGTCAAGGATTTGCTGGGTTCTTCTGATAAAGTCCTCAAGTGCAAGGCGCTGTATAGATATAGATCTATTGGTGAAGAATTCTATCAGGAATCATGCAATTTGAATGAAAAAGTAAAATGCTTTGAGACAAATATAAAAAGGCGATTTTTTTGTGTTACTCCTCTTGACGACCATCAATTAAATAATTGGCATCTGTATCTTGATTTTGTCGAGAAGCAAGAAAATTTGGACTGG ACTGTAAAACTGTATGAGAGGTGTTTAATATCTTGTGCGAGTTACCCTGAATTCTGGATGCGTTATGTTAATTTTCTGGAATCTAGCGGAGGGCGTGAGCTGGCTATCTCTGCTCTAGACCGGGcgacaaaaatatttttgaag AATGTGCCGGATATACATCTATTCAGTGCAAGGTTTAAGGAGCACCTAGGAGATGTGAATGGTGCTTGTGCTTCATTGCAGCAGTGTGATGCAAAAACTGATTCCATCTTTTTTGAAAAAGTTGTAACAGAAGCAAACATGGAAAGACGCCTG GGAAATTTGATTAAAGCTTCTACTACATATGAAGAAGCGCTCAAAACAGCAAAAGAGAAGCAGAAGATTCATATTCTTCCCAGGCTGTATTCTCATTATTCCCGATTCACCTTCATG ATAACAGGTTGTGCAGATGCTGCTAGAAATATACTAATAAATGGTGTAAAAGAAGTACCCAATTGCAGATTCCTTTTCGAG GAATTGATAAATTTTGCAATGACCCATGAAGGGTCAAACCAAGTGAATGTGATCGACTCAATCATATCGGGTGCCATTTCTCCAGGATCAGATGAATACCATGGTTTGAATGCCAAAGATCGAGAGACTATATCGCTCTTGTTCTTAGAG TTTATGAATCTTTGTGGAAGTGTGCATGATGTGATGAAGGCGTGGAACCGTCATATTAGCCTATTTCCGCAGTTCCTGAGGAGTGAGCCTTATAAACACTTTGCATCAGGCAGTTTTTTGTTGAACATGGTCCAGCTTCAAGTTGAACAAGGTCCAGTGAATGGTGAAATCGACCATACCCAGGTTATGGAAAAGCTGTCACCTCAGAAGGACAACAATTGCAAGGAAATAGCAGAACCAGTGTATGCTAAAGCTATTGTTCCGTCTGACAAGGATATGTCACAAGGCAATGAGCCAATTGATGGTTTGTCATGTCAATCAAGAGAAGACAAACCAGGACCAGTGGATGTAAGTGCAAAATTAACTGAGTCCAATGGGAATGTTTTGATCTCACACAATTCAGTTCGCGATTTCTCATGCCGGTCTAAAGTAGAAAAACCTGGACCTATTGTTGTTTCTGCTGAAACCATTGACCAGTCCGCGAAGCAAGCTTTGACCAAATGTGAGCCGGCTAATGAGTTTGGCAAGTTAACAGAAACAACTGATCCTGTTGATCAACTTAGCCTGTTGGATCATGAGTTCAAACATCAGAATCTGCCTGTTCCTTTGGAAAGtactaatatattaaattacagAGAGAAGGAAAATCAGGAGTCAATCCCCATATCTTGTGATGTGTATAAAGCTGAGGTAGTTGTATCTCCAACCAGCAGTCCGATTATTGAATCTCCACTCTTTCATAATGCATCAGAAAAAGATGGATCAGTGAGTCAGCAGAACAGTACTATAACAAATATGCCTGCAGATTCAAAAGAGCCTTCTAAAACTGGTGTAAACTTGATTGAGAAAGTCACAGCTCCTGGATATACTAGTTCAGGGTTTCATGAGCGAGCAAAAGATCAAGAGCAAAATAATCATCCAGGCAATGAATCGGACAGCAAAATGCTGATGAAGCAAGGAAATATTGAGTCAAATTCAGGAACGCAAATCTGTGGCCATTCAGCAGGGGTTATTCAGGAAACTACAAAAACTGACCATGCCGGGCAAGTATGTACGACGGTTCCACCAAGCGATGCATCTGCTGCACAATCTCCTCTACTGTCCTCTCCTCTGGTTTCTTATCCTCAACAAAATGTGCAACAAAACAATTTACCAAGCAGTCAAGATCCTTGGCAAGCCCAACAGAACATGGCTATGGACCAGATGCTACAGTATCATTACCATCAGCAGCATTTGGGGCAACAGCACTATCAGCAGCATATGCAACAGCCTTTATTTCAACTGCAACACCAGTATATGAACCAGCAACAATATCAACAGCATCAGCAGCACTTGCAGCTGTTGCCTCAGCAATATTATGGCCAAGATCAGCATCAGATAACATACTGTGAACAATTTCACCAACAATTGCAACAACATCATTATTACCAGCAGAATCAACAATTACAGCATGGTCAGGATCCTCATCAACTTCAGGAGTTCGCCTACGATATGAATCAACAAGGATATCAGCAACATGTTGCAACACAAGGACAGCAGATACCTTTGCTGCAATACCAACAGCATCAACAGACTTATCAGCATTTTCATCAGCAGCAATCACATGGAGGGCATCCCCACGGTCCAGAACACCTTCGTCAGCAAGATGAACAATTCCATAAACAACAAGAACTCAGTTCAGGACAAACTATGAGCAGAAAACAAGAG GTTCCTAAGAATGCCCCACCAAATCATGATGGTGCATCTGAATCGTGTAAATCTCCACATATTTAA